A single window of Pseudobdellovibrionaceae bacterium DNA harbors:
- the mnmE gene encoding tRNA uridine-5-carboxymethylaminomethyl(34) synthesis GTPase MnmE: MADHRLRESQTIHALATPLGRSGIAVLRISGPGAVSVVRKLAPFLPAEVESHRVYYGHLESLLMEAHRIDEVLLTPFLGGRSFTGEECVEISCHGNPVIIDEIQKELIHAGSLPAEPGEFTYRAFMNGRLDLVQAESVLSVIESQSPFEKANALKQLGGAVSQQVASIEKQILHTLAHLEADIDFSTEGLETMSSDELISSLKQVSREIDQLVAGYERGRVLEEGFRVVFAGPPNVGKSSLLNLVLGENRAIVTEIAGTTRDTIEAWTEVNGVRVCWTDTAGLRETADVVENLGIDRVREQLRRADLVFWVSAPDVMVGEDQKDLEWILRERPDVLVFLRNKADLGEAAVATVSGAEAIPVLQGSVRSAGADLVERIRESVALRISATGAGESVVISRARHFEALTAAKAAMDEALGMARDRIGRELLAMPLKEALVRVQSLLGIRYDEQVIDQIFKEFCLGK; the protein is encoded by the coding sequence ATGGCTGACCATCGGTTGCGGGAGTCGCAAACCATTCATGCTTTGGCGACGCCCCTTGGGCGTTCGGGAATCGCGGTCCTGCGGATCAGCGGTCCCGGCGCCGTTTCGGTGGTGCGCAAACTTGCGCCCTTCCTTCCCGCCGAAGTTGAATCGCATCGAGTTTACTACGGACATCTTGAATCACTGCTGATGGAAGCTCATCGCATCGATGAGGTTCTGTTGACGCCTTTTTTAGGCGGGCGCTCCTTTACGGGCGAAGAGTGCGTCGAAATTTCCTGTCACGGAAACCCCGTGATCATCGACGAAATTCAAAAAGAACTGATTCACGCCGGAAGTTTGCCGGCGGAACCCGGTGAATTCACATACCGCGCATTCATGAATGGTCGACTCGATCTGGTGCAGGCGGAAAGCGTCCTGTCCGTGATCGAAAGCCAGTCACCGTTTGAAAAAGCGAATGCGCTCAAGCAATTGGGCGGCGCGGTTTCCCAACAGGTCGCCTCGATTGAAAAACAGATTCTGCATACGCTCGCGCATCTGGAAGCGGATATCGATTTTTCCACCGAAGGTTTGGAAACGATGTCTTCCGATGAGCTGATTTCTTCGCTGAAACAGGTTTCCCGCGAAATCGATCAGCTGGTGGCTGGCTATGAGCGTGGCCGGGTTTTGGAAGAAGGTTTCCGCGTCGTTTTCGCGGGGCCTCCGAACGTCGGCAAATCCAGTCTTTTGAACCTGGTTTTGGGTGAAAATCGCGCCATTGTGACCGAGATCGCGGGAACCACCCGCGATACGATCGAGGCTTGGACCGAGGTGAACGGCGTGCGGGTCTGTTGGACGGACACCGCCGGTCTTCGTGAAACCGCGGATGTCGTCGAAAACCTAGGAATTGATCGTGTCCGCGAACAGCTGCGCCGTGCGGATCTGGTGTTCTGGGTCAGCGCTCCCGATGTGATGGTGGGTGAAGATCAGAAAGACCTGGAATGGATCTTACGAGAACGCCCCGATGTTCTGGTCTTCCTTCGTAATAAGGCGGACTTGGGTGAAGCGGCGGTGGCGACTGTTTCCGGCGCCGAGGCGATTCCGGTACTGCAAGGTTCAGTTCGCAGTGCGGGTGCGGATCTGGTCGAGCGGATTCGCGAGTCCGTGGCTTTGCGGATTTCGGCGACGGGAGCGGGGGAAAGCGTCGTGATTTCGCGGGCCCGTCATTTCGAAGCTTTGACGGCGGCGAAAGCCGCCATGGACGAGGCTTTGGGGATGGCGCGGGACCGCATCGGTCGCGAACTTCTGGCGATGCCCTTGAAGGAAGCCCTGGTTCGGGTGCAAAGTCTGCTCGGAATTCGTTACGACGAGCAGGTCATCGATCAGATTTTCAAAGAGTTCTGCCTTGGGAAGTAA